cacactcttggcattcatgaggtctttcaccagtgtgtataaaagtgtgtgtgttcaggtcacTCTTGGctctgaactttttgccacactcacggcattcatgaggtctttcatcagtgtgtgtaagggtgtgtctgtcgaggttactcttctgaataaactttttgccacactcacggcattcatgaggtctttcaccagtgtgtctaAGGGTGTGTatgttgaggttactcttatcactgaactttttgccacactcacggcattcatgaggtctttcaccagtgtgtgtaagggcgtGTTTCTTGAGGTCACTCTTCCTGCTGatctttttgccacactcttggcattcatgaggtctttcaccagtgtgtgtaagggtgtgtctgttgaggtgactcttctgattgaactttttgccacactcacggcattcatgaggtctttcaccagtgtgtgtaagggtgtgtttcttgaggtcactcttcgtactgaactttttgccacactcacggcattcatgaggtctttcaccagtgtgtgtacgggtgtgtgtgttgaggttactcttctgactgaacTTTTTgtcacactcacggcattcatgaggtctttcaccagtgtgtgtaagggtgtgtgtgttgaggttactcttctgactgaacTTTTTgtcacactcacggcattcatgaggtctttcaccagtgtgtgtcagggtgtgtgtgttgaggtcccTCTTcttactgaactttttgccacactcacggcattcatgaggtcttcctccagagtgtgtgggtgtacttggtgaggtcacccttcccagggagtcttttcccacactcttggcactcatggtttccttcaccagtgtgtgcaaggctgtgtctagtGGACCTGTTCAGTCTCAAGTCTTCTTGCActcaaacttttcctttcctttatggctggagatgccagcagcaaggtggtggtggtggtggtggtggtgaggaggctcTCCTGGTCACCCCTGATCCTCACACCACAGACAGTCTGTTCCTGCTGGTCCCGGGCACTCAGGCTGGTGCCCTGCCTTgtagcctccactgcaacagagATCAGCGGCAGCAAAGACGCAGGGAGCGCTGAGCACAGCACCGCCTCAGACTCTCACGTCTGCACAGCACCGGCGGGGCTGTGGGGACAAAGATCACATCCTCATAGAAACATGattcaaaataaaaaaagcagcTGCAAATTCCTAAAATGTATAACAAAGCATATCAGCTACAAGTTGTCAACCACAATATTGTGAAAACTACACCAAATAAACTGGGTCAAAATAGACCCAGAGTAATGAATTAACTGCCTTCAACATTTTGGAGGCACCGTGTAGCAGGCAGCTGAAAAGCACCTTGTAAAGACCTTCAGGAAAAGGGAAACTGAAAACCAAGAAGGGGCAGAACCACACCAGAGAACAGACACCATAAAAAGGACATCAGGGAGAGAATACAATTGAAAAGTGCACAGAGCAGTGCTCTTCAAACTGGGCGTGCCGGCCACCCT
The nucleotide sequence above comes from Eriocheir sinensis breed Jianghai 21 unplaced genomic scaffold, ASM2467909v1 Scaffold1268, whole genome shotgun sequence. Encoded proteins:
- the LOC126989678 gene encoding gastrula zinc finger protein XlCGF7.1-like yields the protein MSAKSVGKDSLGRVTSPSTPTHSGGRPHECRECGKKFSKKRDLNTHTLTHTGERPHECRECDKKFSQKSNLNTHTLTHTGERPHECRECDKKFSQKSNLNTHTRTHTGERPHECRECGKKFSTKSDLKKHTLTHTGERPHECRECGKKFNQKSHLNRHTLTHTGERPHECQECGKKISRKSDLKKHALTHTGERPHECRECGKKFSDKSNLNIHTLRHTGERPHECRECGKKFIQKSNLDRHTLTHTDERPHECRECGKKFRAKSDLNTHTFIHTGERPHECQECGKRFISMSVLDKHIFRHSGLREFKCDVCKKHFKTKQDIARHMKIHFP